From a single Metopolophium dirhodum isolate CAU chromosome 6, ASM1992520v1, whole genome shotgun sequence genomic region:
- the LOC132946951 gene encoding cleavage and polyadenylation specificity factor subunit 5-like — MALSTTTSQPEQNNVQLLLRTGWPRHTAPVKSSTCQSLYRNINLYLLSNYKFGRNKPFFEKDPSVPARFQRMHDAFEKTGMRRSVEGVLIVHKNGFPHVLLLKLNAAFYKLPGGELNPAEGEVEGLKRLLTETLGRQDGVQTEWTVEDTIGNWWRPNFEPPIYPFIPPHITKPKEHKKLFLVQLPDKAKFDVPKNYKLVAAPLFELFDNSQGYGSIISTLPQALGRFNFIYNM; from the exons ATGGCGTTGAGCACAACGACCAGCCAACCGGAACAGAACAATGTCCAATTGTTACTAAGAACCGGGTGGCCTAGGCACACCGCTCCAGTCAAATCGTCTACGTGTCAATCACTCTacagaaatataaattt GTATCTtctatcaaattataaatttggtaGAAACAAAcctttttttgaaaaagatcCTTCTGTTCCAGCTAGATTTCAACGAATGCATGATGCATTTGAAAAAACTGGTATGCGCCGTAGTGTTGAAGGTGTTTTAATAGTTCATAAAAATGGGTTCCCGCATGTTTTATTATTGAAGCTGAACGcagcattttataaatt GCCAGGTGGAGAACTAAATCCAGCAGAAGGTGAGGTCGAAGGACTTAAACGATTACTAACTGAA ACTCTAGGCAGACAAGATGGTGTTCAGACAGAATGGACTGTTGAAGATACCATTGGCAATTGGTGGCGACCTAACTTTGAACCTCCAATTTATCCGTTTATACCACCACACATTACTAAACCCAAGGAACATAAAAAACTTTTCTTAGTTCAGCTGCCTGATAAAG CAAAGTTTGATGTgccaaaaaattacaaattggtGGCAGCCCCTTTATTTGAGCTGTTTGATAACTCTCAAGGGTATGGATCTATTATTTCCACATTGCCTCAAGCACTCGGAAG attcaacttcatttataatatgtaa